A region of the Numenius arquata chromosome 2, bNumArq3.hap1.1, whole genome shotgun sequence genome:
GGGTGCTGACTGGGGCAATGGCGTTTAGTCCCAGCTTGTGCCACAGAGCTGGTACAGGGATCCCAGCAAAGAGGGCAGGGGTGTTGCTGGCAGCACCCTAACCATCTGTCTCTTCCCCAGATGCGTGAAGGAGGGGTCCTGGAGCTGCGCTCAGGCCAGATAAACTGTTTGGGCATCTCTGGCCTTCCAGCTGTGTAGCGTATGGTTGCAGAGGTAGAAGGAAGCGCAGTGCATTAGGTCAGAATCACTACTTTGAAGAGAGTAGTAAAACTATTAGTGACTGTTGTTGAAGTTTATTGGAAGGttgagatttacttttttttttttttcccaggaaagtgtTTCTTGCGTAAACTTGTTTGTGTTCTGCTGCCAGTGGCTTTTTATGCCCCATGGACTTTGCTTCCGTTGTGAATTTTTAACCTCTTTTAGCATATAGAATAACTCTGTATCTTAAGTTTGAGGTTAAGAGTTTCACTCAGCTCTGGCTAAATTTCTACGGCACTAAAATCTGAAGGAAGGCTTCCCTAACAATTAGGGATATTTACAATTAATAACATTTGTAAATGTAATTTACAGTAACTAACCACATCCTTTGAAACTatcattcattttctgaaattaattacCTTTCAGTTGATTTCTGGGTAGAAATCTTTTGGTGTTGCAGTCATGGGCAAATGCAAGAGCGgaccctttttttttgcttacaagtATGGCAAACTTgtattgcaaacaaaaaaaaagttaggtttgTTACTGGTCGTTAATGTGACAGCTCTGGGCGCCTAAAGGGTGTCTCATGGCTCATTCTTTCATCAGCTGGTGTCACCTGGCCACGTCCATGTTACTCACCTCCCAAAACAAGGTGACCATAAGAAGATTGCACGCTGGGAGTGATCCCTGTGCCAAATTCAGAAACCAGCTTCCACCTCATTATAATCCAGACGGTTTGATTACTGTGTCTTGCTGCTACTTTAAAACAAGTTGTTTGCCTTTGCATAATAAGCACTCTTGAGCCTTTGGCTTCCCAACTAACTTGCTGATATGTCTTGTGGTCCTTCAGGGTGTTTGGACTGGATATCCAGGGCAGGGACTGTGGCGATGAAGTGGCTCAGTGGATCACCACTTTCCTGAATTCTGAGCCATATCGACTGGTGCACTTTGAGCCCTCCATGGTACCAAGAAAGTCAAAGGACGTAATAAACCTTTTCCGAACCACAGATGAGGTAAATGAATGTTTACTCTCAGAAGTactttattttaaccattttccGCCCACCAACACCTGCCCATTCCATCATTGGTCTTGGAGCCCAGTTTACAAAGGGTGTAGTCATGTACTTAAACCATGTGAATATTCTCCTTTTCTGTGATGACTTGTTTAAATTCTACTTTAAATCTGTTCTCAGCTAAAGAGTCTGATACTGATATTTGAAGAGGAACTATTACGTTGCAGAATAGCATTCCTTCTGTTCCTCAGTGAATAGAAGAAAATTaggtttttaaagatgttttgatGGTGCATCTGTGTTGCAAAGGAACCTCCGTTCCATATCCCTGTTTGGTCTAGGAGTTTGCCAGTAGGAGTGGTGTTGCCTCGTggctttttgaaaggaaaaagacttAACCTGGGGCCCTATAGTTTTGGGCCTAGGAATTAAAATTTGAAGAAGGTTACAGAGGTGTCGTCTCTCTTGCTGTGGGAAGAGGCTTAAAAGTGTGATACTAGAGAAAGTTAATGAAATGCTAGAATAAGAGAAACACAGGGGGAGGGCTATACATTAAAATTcttggcaagattttttttttttttttcctgtggaactAGTATATATAGGAATATAGGagttttcttttaatactgtCCATTGGCCTTGTTTGCTGGAATGCCAGCCCTTCCACTTCCAAGCATACTTAGGCTGATGAATGGACAGTTACAATTTAGTATTGCTATTCTGTATGTGAAACTCCCTCTGGTGTTGTGATAAGATAGATTCATTACATAGAAAAATCCAGGTAGTTGGTTATAGTCAACAAGAGAAGTTCAGCAGGTCCATAAATGTCTTAAGTACCTTTCATAACTTTTTTACTGATATACTTAGTTCCATCTGTAACACCCAGAATAAATGTCTGGGACGTGCATACGGTATTTTTTTGTAAGAAGCTGTGGTAGCTTATGTAACTTCAGTTTAATTCTATAAGTAGAAGCTTAACTTTACAATTTGAGCAAATAAAACTTGCTGTGGTTAATGAAATAGGAAAGGGCATGTTGTTTTTACTTGTTAACCTACTTCcaggaaatgaaaagctgaatGCAACAGCCTGACCGTCAAGCCACCGGTTCCAACGTATCTGTCCTTCTGCCACTCAGTAATTCTGATCCCATGCTCTTACAGCAGCCTTAGGATTTGTTTGTGGTTTTACGTAGGTTGCCTATCCTGACTGTTGCCCAGTCCTGATCATTTCAGAAGCTTCGCTGGACGATCTAAATAGCAGGCTGGAGAAGAAAGTTAAGATACAGAACTTCAGACCGAATATTCTTGTGACAGATTGTAGTGCTTTTGAGGAGGTAAAATAGCTGTCTTCAGTGTTGTCTTTTTGAAGGCTTGGTTATGTTTCTTTGTAACTCAATTTCCTTGTCTGATGGTGTCTATGAGGATGAGGAGAGCTGTTATTCTGTGACTTTTACAACTGGATTCCAGAGAGATACAATTTCTGCTCACATCAGTGCAGGGAGGAGACAGGTCTGTGAGTGCTGATTTAGCTTAGCAAAGGATAAAAGTGTATTTAAATGACAGGCTGCTACTGAAAATTCATCTGTAAGTGCAAAGTAGGGGAATCTGTGCATGCTGTAATTGATCAATTAATGATTCAAATGAACAATTTGGAAATTGACAGTGTGATGTTTTATAGCCTTTGGCATAGGAGTAAAACTGACCCTTGCAATACTGCGGTCACTCACTGCGTCTTTGACGCTATTCTGGTAGTTCAAAAAACACTTGTCTAGGAAGGTATCTGGTGATGAAATGAACTGGTGATGgtggcttttgtgttttttgtcATGTCGccatttttccaaataatttgctCTGGATAGATCTGATAATTTCCGAAATCTAAGAAGTTCCTAAAATGGGACTGGGTTTTTGTCTTCCAAGAAGGATTGCAATAGGAAGCTGGTGTAGACAAGAAGCGAAAACTTATTCCCACTAAAAAtttcctttctgcagaaatgGTGGCTTGGCAGAGGTCACAGATCAGATTATCACATGTACAGTAAGAATAAACTTGCTTTAGGTTCAGACAAGGGCATGATGCGGAATAGGATTTATTATTTGTGTGTCTTTCTTTCCAGATAGTGGGTCCTGAATTGGATGAATGTAGTTACTTTAgggttttcattaaaatagtacCCTGATATGTACTTGTTTTGAAGGTGCAAGTAGAGGTGATGATCAGGAATGGTGCTGCTGCTTCTAGGAGTGACTAAGCCACTCCTGGGAAAATGGTTGCATGCAGATATGCCTAATCTGTGTGTAATGTTTACCTTTCCTCAGGACACATGGGAGGAGATTGTTATCGGTGACGTGGAGATGAAAGGAACAGTGTGTTGTGCCAGGTAACCGTTTGAGATTGTTATTTTATATAGATGTATAGAGATTTATAATAAGAAGCCATTGTTGATTTGGTGCTGTCTGTCATTGCAGGTGTATTTTAACAACTGTTAACCCAGACACTGGGGTCCTGGACAGGAAGGAGCCCCTGGAAACACTGAAAAGGTTGTAAAAATACCAGTGCTGCTTAGGTTGTGGGAGAGGGTTTAGGCTGGGTCCCAACAGATGTGAGACTAGTGTTTTAAAAGTGGTTTGAAGTATGTGCAGGACATAATAACGTAGTGTAAAGGTCTGTGTGTATTGgcttctgttctgctttctgcaaTTCTATATGGTAGGAAAATTCAGGAAGTTCTGTCTTTGTTCTTGCAAACTTCACATTCCCTGTCTCTTTGATCTCTGTTAGGGTGAGTGCCTGGGGTAACAGGTATTTAAAGGTCTAACTTTGCAACTTTGGCCCTTCTTTTTATAAAGTCTTTGTATATGTATTATACACAGATGTATGAACACaatcaggctttttttcctgtattttaactGCTTAGTTCTCTTAATTGtaatatttatttagtttttagtCTGGTATGGTGACCAAAACAGGCATCGCTATTCATATGTCCTCTCTCTCATCACTGATACTTTGAGGTTTAGAATTTGCTACTACTAATTCTAAAGAAGTGCGcatgctctctctctctgcagttaCCGCTTGTGTGACCCGTCTGAGCAACACATATACAAATCCAGCCCTCTCTTTGGAAGATACTTTGCCATTGACAGAACTGGAACGATTCGAGTTGGAGACCCTGTGTACAAGATGGTCCAGTACTGAGAGAGATTGTGGTCAGAAGATGCCTTCTCACTTTGATATGCAAATTGTTTTCCCATGAACACAGTCACCAGCATAACGTTTTCTTACtctttgcaatattttttgtGCTATGTTCCTTTGTGAAGTGCAGGGGGGGCTTTGAGGCTATGAAGTGCCAATCATTTCCAATCATGTCATGCCTGTAGCAACCATGTCTTTAGTTTTTCTGGAGGCTGTGATAGAAGAAAATCTAACCCAAGACAGACTTCACAGCACTACAGTGAGTATCACACCTCCTAAAATTTTGTGTTAAGCTTGATATTGGAGTCCAAAACTGTACAAGGGCTTTGCATCAACAGGGGGGTGCAGATGGTGAGGCTCTGTCTTAGATTCCACCCTTTGATCCTAAGCATCTTACCTTATCTGTGTCTGGAGGTACTTTCTTGCCGTGTTTCTCATCCTGCAGTCATTTCCTGAAGACTGTTCTTGTCTTTTGAGGTATCAGAAAAAGGATTGTGAGCTGACTAAATGCTGCCCTGGTCTAGAGGTGGGAACTCGGGCTGATGGTGTGTAAGGCTGGCGGGTTCGTTTAATTTGACTTCTGCTTTACAGAGTTTGAACCATAAGTTTTTTCTCGTGTGAAGCATACCGTAAGGGCTAGGCTGTAGGGGAGTGATAACATATCAGTAGAACTTCCAGTTTGACTAAAAGTTGGATGATACCAGTagtatcttttctttaaatattactttttttttaaataagtggaCTCCAAGACCAAAGCCAGCCATCTTTCAGATGCTTGACTACCTGTCACTTTGTTACGGATTACTAGATCTAGAAAGAGTGCTCAACTAGCCAAAAAGAGGAATCTAATTAAGTGTGAAGAAGGACAAGTCATGACCCAATTTGGTGTTTaggttctttgttttcttttgtgagtATGAAAATGGAGTTTTGCTGCATGTTCACAACTCAGACCTGTAAAATGAAGAGTCTTTGTGACTTTGAGCAAATTCGGATGGATGTATGGGGCGAGCCTGAAGCAAACGTGGGGAAGGtggttttctgttatttttcaacTCCGAATTGCTCCGAATATCCTTTTGTTAGCAGAATGCTCTGTGAGTGGTAAGTTTTCCTGTGACAGACCAGTGCCCGGTTCAGGCTGCAGGTTGCGTATTTGTGTGTTGTCATGCCTGATGCAGCAGCCAGTGGGGGGAAGTGACAGAAAAAGCATCTTTTGACAAAGACAGTAGTCCTGAGGTtcactttttaaaagcatatgTTGAAGATCCTTAATATTAAAACTGAAACCTTGTGGAATTCCTAATGGTATTATTAACAAAGACAGCCTGCTGGCATGCCAGAGCAATTAGCTAAGTGTGTGTCTCTTCATTAAGTCAAAGAAGTGGAAGGAAAGAGAGCTGAATTTTTGCCTCTGGCCAAACATACTTTTTCACTGTTGTGTTAGCACCTCATTAGGACTTAGGTAACACAAACTGTGTGTTACAGATCATGCTGCCTCTTACTATGCTTGCGATTGGGGTAGTTTGGAAACAGGGCTGTCTCTCCAATGAGAAGCTGCATCCACATTCCTGTTAAGAAGATGCCATAGATCTAAAACCCTGGTATATCCCTTCAAAAGCCCCTTAGAAGAATTTGGCGAGAATCCTAAAACAGGTGTGTGTCTGAGTACAACACCTCACAAATGACACTTAATTATGTGGTGAAAGAGGGCCATTCTGGCAAGCAGAGAGTGTAACTCATGAACATTACAATATAAATATCTTCAGATAAATGTTGAACTACTGTAACTGTAGGAATTGTATTTGATTTTGTTAAAGCCATTTATGAAATTGACTGAAAACATGTTAATcataaaacactgctttttaaattgtgtacttaaaaattttaattgcttttttaactctagagcaagaaaacaaaagtatAAACTTCTGTTGAATCCAAACTCTTGTAAGGTGTAAAATTTGTGAATCTTGTTTGTTCTTTGTGTGCTGTTTTGGCATTtgacttctgctgctgtttccagtACCTCGTATGTAATTAACAGtggtgattattctttttttaatctttcctctaAGTTCAGGAGAATATGCAGTTAACCAGAGGAAGCTATATGCCTAAGAGAGCAGAGCCATCAGATCTAAGTGGTCTTCAGACACAATTTTACAACCCTTATGATCTGGATGATGAAAAGGATGTTTACAGACTCTCTTTTCCAGTCATATGAAAATAGGGCAAAATGGGTTTGAAAGGAGGGAAGTTTGGTGCACTCAAGTCAGCACAGGGGCATCTCAGCCAGCTTGGGCTGAGCTTGTGGTGAAGGTGGGTATCTCCTGCCACAGCTGAGGCTGGTGTGAAGCCATGAGACAGAGAGAGCTGAGGAGGTTCCATCTGCAGTGAAGGGAAGGACGGTGTCAGCGTGGCAAGTGGCGGTTTGCTGGGTCAGGAGGACCAGGAGTGgttggaggaggaaaggagatgaGCGAGGCTCAAGCACATAGAGTGTCGGGGCAGGAGCTGTGGATCGAGGCAGGGAACTGGGTGGTTGCACGTTCTCCAGGTGATTCTGTGCAGACAGGTTGGGAATGAGCCATAGTTGTGCTTCCCAGCCGCAGAGAACAGCAGACATGGGTGGCATGGCTGAATATTCCCCTTGTGTGAGGAACAGAGGGGGTTGGCCCCTGCACCCCAGGAGGTTGGAGGGAGCAGTGTGTCTGAAGCCCTGCGCTTCCAAAGCGTGGCTGCAGCTGGGGTGCTGCCAGAGACACTCCAGAGCCTCAGTGCCCGTGGCCCTGGCTGGGAGCACCTGAGACCCAGaccccacaggagctgtgggcagggTTCTGGTTGGGGCTTCTTTGGATGCTTTGGGCAGGGCAGGTGTCCTCCAGAGTGGTGGGAGGTGGAACTCCCAACTGTGCTGCAAGCTCAAAAGGGGCCTGGTACCACCCCTCTTCCCATGGTGTCTCATTTCCACACAAAACCTTAGTTACTTAGCTTGACCATATAATACACTGCTGTTaaagcttttaatatttttttcatttgcttttcaagaGGGCAACAGAAGATTATCACTTCGTTATTTGCACAGGTATGTGAAAATaggatttcattttactttaaaaaaaaaaaaaaaacaaaaaacaccaacacaaaacacctcagccccccaaaaaaaccccaaccaaccaaaaaaccccaaaccctaaaacCAAAGAaccctgggggtttttttgtgtgtgtttttttgtttgtttgttatgaAAAAGATTCCCAACACCTCGGCTCCAAGCAGTAGAGAAGCTGTATTGCTGATCAACAAGTGCAGTCCTTTACTTAATCCATGTAATCATTACAGAGCCATCTACCAGCATCTCTTTACTTAAAAAGCGTTTTCCTAAAAAGCCCTGTCACGTTTAGCGTCCTTACAAGAGCCTTGGAACGCTGATGCTTGCCTTGTGTTCCTCTGACCTTTCTGCGACCCAAA
Encoded here:
- the LOC141474414 gene encoding mitochondrial amidoxime reducing component 2-like — translated: MKGTLGRLGLPLRPGWLLGAAAAALLVLGAWRWAGGRRRRRRRLQRVGTVLSLFVYPVKSCRGVAVGRAQVTPMGLRSGELRDRFWLVTKEDGHMVTARQEPRLVLISVSCENGHLILEAPDMKSLRLPVKLPRKNPVQNCRVFGLDIQGRDCGDEVAQWITTFLNSEPYRLVHFEPSMVPRKSKDVINLFRTTDEVAYPDCCPVLIISEASLDDLNSRLEKKVKIQNFRPNILVTDCSAFEEDTWEEIVIGDVEMKGTVCCARCILTTVNPDTGVLDRKEPLETLKSYRLCDPSEQHIYKSSPLFGRYFAIDRTGTIRVGDPVYKMVQY